The window TTTATTTGAATAAGAAAAAAGAGGAGCAGAAAATCATTCTTTTTTGAAGAATTTCAAGTATCATTTATATAGGTATTATAAAATTTTCTAGAATTGAAGATAAGAAAAGAAAATGATAGACTTTATTTGGTAGATGCACTGAATGTCTAGATTATCTGGGAAGTTCAGGACACTGACTAAAGTACCTCAGTTTCCTGAATATAAGTAAAATTTTGACCATCAGTGAAATAAGTAATGTTACAGCATAGAAATAAAGCAGAATAAGGGTACAGGTATGAAAAAAATTCTAATTGTTGATGATTCACGTACTGTTCGAGAAAGTCTAAAGTTCTTCCTTACAGAGGGAGGATATGAGGTCATTGAAGGAACTGATGGTCAGGATGCACTTAATGTAGTAACGGGTCAGAACTGTGACCTGGTCATTACAGATGTAAATATGCCGAATATGGATGGCCTGACTCTCATATCCAAATTACGGCAGATGAAGGAATTCAAATTTACTCCTATTCTGGTTCTTACCACGGAATCTCAACAGAGCATCATGGAAAAAGGCAAAGAATTGGGCGCAACCGGATGGATTGTAAAACCCTTTGATAACGAAAAGGTCATGGGAGTCATCAGGAAGGTCCTGGGAGATTGAATATGGCTGAGGAAAAAAACAAAACTGTTCAATTCAAAGGTAATCTTGATATACGGCAAGCCGAATCGATGCATGATATTCTAAAAAAATACCGCTCTGGAAGCATAGAGCTGATTCTGGATTTAAGCGGAGCCGAAGATATTGATTTTGCAATTATTCAGCTGCTTTACAGTTTTAAAGTATCTCTGAAAGAAGACAAAAGAAAAGTGTTACTCAAAGGTATGAACCAGAAAATTGCAGACAAAATCAAACTATGCGATTTTCATGATCTTCTGTTGAGGAGCTGAAAAAAATGAGTTCAATGAATCAATTTAAAGAAACCTTCAAGGAAGAAGCCTATGAGCTCCTAGGCAGTCTTGAAGATCTTTTAATGGATCTGGAAGACGATCCCAAAAATCCAGATGCCATATCCGCAGTATTCCGGGCTATTCATACGATCAAAGGCTCTGCCTCCATGTTTGACTTTAACGGTATTGCGTCCTTCTCTCATGTGGTCGAAACTGTTCTTGATGGTGTTCGGGAAGGCGAGGTGAATGTTACTAAGAAGCTTATTGATCTGACTCTTTTAAGCCGGGACCATATCCTATCCATGCTGAATGCAGAAGATGATTCAACTCCGGAATTTGAAGCCGTTTCTCAGGATATTGTACTAAAGATGAAAAAACTTACCGTGGATACGATTGATGCAGAAACAGTTAAAATCCAGGAAAAAAATACAGCGGATGATGAAACCAAAAAGACAGTATCAATCTACAGGATTCAGTTTGCTCCTGATGAAAATATATTTCTATCTGGTACTAATCTGCTCTCATTGCTCAATGAACTACGGCAGATGGGTGAGTTTGCCTGCATCTGTTACAACGATGACATCCCCGAGTTTGATTTTTTTAATCCAGAGCTCTGCTATGTAAAATGGGACATTTATCTAACGACGAAACACAGTATTAACGATGTCAAAGATGTGTTTATATTCCTGGACTCCAGATCAAAAATTAATGTGGCTCTGATCTCTGACTGGCAGAATATGCTGGCTGATGACAGTAACCCCAAACTGGGAGAGATTCTGGTAGAGAAGGGGCTTATCAAATCTTCGGATCTGGACACGATTCTGGATTCACGTAAGAAAATAGGTGAACTCCTTATTGAAAAAGGAATGGTTTCTACTTCTGATGTTAAATCAGCTCTGGAAGAACAAAAAGTATCCAATTCAATAAAACAGAACCTCAATTCAGGAAGTACTTCCAGCATACGTGTAAAGAGTGAAAAACTGGATAGCCTTGTTGATTCTGTTGGGGAACTTGTGACGGCCCAGGCAAGACTTTCTCAGCTGGCAGCGCAGGAAAAATCGGCAACGCTCATATCTCTGGCAGAACAGATAGAGAGGCTCACTTCAGATCTTCGGGACAACACAATGAGTCTCCGTATGATACCCATCGGCACAACCTTTTCTCGTTTTAAAAGACTCGTTCGGGACTTGTCTTCCAGCCTGAATAAGAATATTCAACTGGTAACCAGAGGAGGTGATACGGAGCTGGATAAAAATGTAATTGAGAAACTGAATGACCCGCTTATTCATTTGATAAGAAATTCCATTGATCATGGCATAGAATCTCCAGATGAGAGAGAAAAATCCGGGAAAGAAGGGACTGGAACCATCACCCTGGATGCTCATTATACCGGTGCAAACGTACAGCTTCAGATCAGAGATGATGGTCATGGACTGAATAAAGAAGCCATACTTAAAAAAGCTATTAAAAAGAATCTGATTCCGCAGGATGCTCTTCTCAGTGATGAAGAAATCTACAACCTAATTTTTTTGCCCGGTTTTTCAACCGCTCAGAGTGTGACAAGTGTCAGTGGACGGGGTGTGGGTATGGATGTCGTCAGAAAACAGATTGATGCCTTAAACGGCTCTATTTATATTAAGAGTGAATCCGGGAAAGGAACAGAATTTTCATTGCATCTTCCCTTCACACTGGCCATCATCGAAGGACTCCTGGTGAGCATTGGTGATGAAAAATACATTTTTCCCCTCTCCATGGTACAGGCCTGTATGGAATTAAGTTCTGAAGAGAGAAACTCTCATGGAAAAAAAAGGCTCACAGAATTCAGGGATTCTGTAATCCCTTATATTAGACTCAGGGAACTTTTTGTATATGACGGTGAATTACCCGACCGGGAGCATCTGGTTGTCATTCAGACTGAAAATAATCTGACCGGGTTTGTTGTTGATGAAGTCATCGGAGATCATCAGACAGTCATTAAAAACATGGGAAAACTGTATAAAAGTATCAATTACATTACAGGAGCAACCATTCTGGGTGACGGAAATATTGCCCTGATCCTGGATGTAAACCGCCTGGCTATTCTCGCCAGAAAAGAGAATTAATCTGAATGACAACTCTGGAAAGACCCAACCTAAACGACCGGGAATTTAAAAAACTGAGTCAATTTATTGAAAAAGAACTTGGCATTAGAATGCCTGAAATAAAACGGGTGATGCTTGAATCCAGACTTCACAAACGGTTGAGGGCTCTTTCATTGAATAATTTTGAGGAGTATTGTGACTATTTATTCAATGATAAGAGCATGCGGATTGAGTTTCCCTTGATGATTGATGTTGTCACTACGAATAAAACAGATTTTTTTAGAGAACCAGATCATTTTGTCTATCTGGAAAATAGTATCATCATACCCCGTCTTAAGGAAACTGGAGGATGTGACCAATTTGATATCTGGTCATCCGCCAGCTCAACGGGAGAAGAAATATACACCCTGGCTATGGTGATGGAAGGAATTCGAGAAGAATATACCCGATTAAAGTATACCATTGCTGGTTCGGATATTTCGCAGGAAGTCCTCAGTAAAGCAAGAAAAGGCGTGTATCATATTTCCAGGATAGAGACTCTTCCGATGCATTTAAAGAAAAAATATTTTTTAAAAAGCAAGAAACCCGAGAATGAACTTGTTAAAGTGAAAAAGATTCTTCAAAAGAATGTCAATTTTTTTCATCAGAATCTTATGGATGATCAATATGATATTAAACAGCAGTTTGATGTCATTTTTTGCAGGAATGTACTTATTTATTTTTCCCAGGAAAAGCAAAAGAAAATTCTTTTAAGCCTCCATAAGCATCTTAAGAGTGATGGCTACCTTTTTCTGGGTCATTCTGAAACTATTACGGGATTAAACCTTCCCTATATTTCCATTGCTCCGACTATTTATAAAAAAACTTGATCCTGAGGAAAAAATCATGGCAATAGATAAAATAAAAGTATTAATTATTGATGACTCTGCTGTGGTCAGACAAACTTTATCCATGATCATCGAAGACGAAAAAGATATTGAAGTGATCAACACTGCCCCCAATCCAATCATCGGAGAGAAAAAAATAGCCCTCCAGAAACCGGATGTTATCATTCTTGATATTGAAATGCCTCAAATGGACGGTCTGACTTTTTTAAAAAAATTGATGTCCGAGAATCCTATCCCTACTATTATCTGTTCCAGTAAAACAGAAAAGGGCGGTCAGAATGCAATCACTGCCATCGAACTGGGAGCCGTGGATATTGTCCAGAAACCTAAAGTCGGTACAAAGGAATTCCTTCAGGAATCAAAAATCAGAATCTGCGATGTTATCAGAGCAGCCGCCCGGTCCAATAGCCGGGTCAAAAATCATCATTTCAAGGCTCCAGTGTCTGTGGCTCCCAAACTGACAGCAGATGCCATACTTGCTAAATCAAACAGACCTCTCTCTATTGATACAACAGAAATGATTGCCGTTGTTGGAGCCTCTACCGGGGGAACAGAGGCTCTGAGAATCTTTCTTGAGATGATGCCCATCAATTCTCCCGGGATTGTTATTGTTCAGCATATGCCCGAGCATTTTACTAAATCTTTTGCTCAGCGTCTGAACAGTTTATGCAAGATTGAAGTGAAGGAAGCAGAAAATAATGATGTCGTTTACCCGGGAAGAGCATTAATTGCCCCCGGAAATATGCACATACTTCTCAAACGACAGGGAGCCCGTTATTATGTTGAAACAAAAGATGGACCCCTTGTCTGCAGGCATAAACCCTCGGTAGATGTGCTGTTCCGTTCAGCAGCCCGGTATTCAGGTCCGAATACAGTGGGAATCATCATGACCGGAATGGGTGATGATGGAGCCAGAGGGATGAGTGAAATGAAAGAAGCCGGGGCCTACAACATAGCCCAGGATGAAGCAAGCTGTGTTGTTTTCGGAATGCCCAAGGAAGCCATTAAAAGAGATGCGGTAGACTGTATACTTCCTCTCAATAAAATTGCAGCAGAATTGATCAGGAGAACGAATGAATAAGGGTCTTAAAATCAATGATGAGCTTAAAAGAATAGTCGATTCTCTGGGTGACGTTTATCTCAATATGGCTGAAAATTATCCGAAATTAATGCGGAAACTGGAAGGAAAAATTGAAGCATTAGGTTCCAACCAGGGAAATGACAGGTCTTCTATGATCAATATGGACCATCTGGTACAGGAAATTGAGCAAACCGTATCCAATGAAGGAGCAGTTCTCAATGATATTTCGAATCGTGACAGCCGCTTCCTTGACCGGATCTCTGAAGAATTAAACACAATCAAGGATCTTGATAATAACATTGATCAGATTGAAGATGACTCTGCTGAGTTGGAGCTTATTTCACTGAATGCTATGGTGACAGCCCTGAAAGCTGGAAAGAACGGTGGAGCATTTCCTTATATAACCGAAGAGCTGCAAAAAGTTTCTAAAAGTTCAGCCAAGCTGAGCAATGGGTTGAAAACAAAAGGTAAGGATTTAAGTAACTATTTTGCAATGTTTCTAGGAAATATCAATATGGAAAAGGATACTCTGGCGAGTCTGGTGTCTTCTATTGGTAAGGATTTTTCGAATTTGACTGAAAGGACAGCAACCTACCAAAAAAGATCCTTCGACCTTATTGATACTGTAAAAAAGCAAGTCAAAGAGTACAAAAAGCCTCTCTATGAGATTCTGGCAGAAGTGCAAAAACATGATATTGTCAGGCAGTCTATAGATCATGTCATTCTGGCTATTGAGCATATAAGACCGGCTCCTGACTCAAACGTCGAAGAGCAGCTTGAATCACTGACTTACGGAAGTAGAGTCTATGGTTTCTGTAATGATATTTTAAATGAAATTCATACAGAGTTGAACAAGACATACCTTACTTTTAAGGAAAAGTCAGAAGATTTGAATTCCCTGATCGGTTATTTGCAGAACTCAGGAAAAAAAATGCGGGAATATGATAATGCTATGACTTCCAGGGATGAAATAGTTTCAATACAAAGAAACATAGAGAACCAACTGGAAAAACTTAAAAAAGACAGTGTTCAGATCCATATTCAAAAAACTCTAGAAGGTATTTATAAAGAGATTGCCAATCTTGAGGATGCCTATAAAGGTTTTTCAAAGATCATCAGTTGGGTTAAAACAATAAATATTTCAAGCCGGGTAGAAGCAGCTAAACTGCCTCATCTGGAAAACATGGGTTATATTATTGAGAACATCAGCAACAGAGCCAATTCCATTGAAAAATCAGTGGATACGATCATTCATAGCATCAGTGATTTCAAGAAACATTCGGATACTCTTTTTCATGATTATTTTTCAGTCTCTTCAAAAGATAATGATCATATTGAGTTCATTGCCAGCGAACTGAAATCCAATCTCACTCTTGTTAATGACTACAGCAGCAATCTGGACTTCCGAATGTCCGAATTGTTATCCACAGTAGATGATTTTCTTCAATTGTACAGAATCACAAATCAGGATCTGAAGAGAATGGAAATCCTGGTCAAGGAAATCCTGGGAATAATAAAAGAGGTGCAGGGAGAGAAAACTCTCGTTGATCAGGATATGAACCGTCTTTTGACTCAGGAAGGGCTAAACAGTTGGGAACTTAAAGGGAATGAGATAAAACAGCTTATAGATAAATTCACCATATACATCCACAAAAAAAAGGTTGAATCAGGAGACTCTTTAGAAATTGATAAAGAGGGCGCCATAAGCGGCGAAGTGACTTTGTTTTAATAATCTATTGACAGTGGACTCAGAGCCACATAAAGTATATTTATGTTTGTTTCTATCGTAATTGATTTGGGTAATGAAGACAGTGAAAAAATAGTTCAGAATTTGTTATTCCGTTATGGTTTTAAACAAATTCAGAATAATACTTTTGAATCACTGTCAATCAATGAAAATAATCTGTCTCGTCTTAAACTGGATCTGGATCGATCAACCGATTTTTATGATTCTATCAGATTATACCAATATCCGATTAATGGTACACTGGTCATCACATCTCTGACTGAAAAACGATGGAGAAGAAACGTTCTGAAAGAAAAAAATCTTGGAGGCTCAAATGCTTAGTGATCTCTCGACTAATTTAAAATCCCTTGACGGGGAAATCCTGGAAACCTGGAGGCGACTTTGACACAGCCGAATTAAAAAATGAGGCTTCAATACTCGAAAAAGAGTCAGGGAATCCTGATTTTTGGAACGACAGAGAAAACGCTGAGAAAAAACTGACTCAGTTGAAGAGACTC is drawn from Oceanispirochaeta sp. and contains these coding sequences:
- a CDS encoding lipid asymmetry maintenance protein MlaB, encoding MAEEKNKTVQFKGNLDIRQAESMHDILKKYRSGSIELILDLSGAEDIDFAIIQLLYSFKVSLKEDKRKVLLKGMNQKIADKIKLCDFHDLLLRS
- a CDS encoding CheR family methyltransferase translates to MTTLERPNLNDREFKKLSQFIEKELGIRMPEIKRVMLESRLHKRLRALSLNNFEEYCDYLFNDKSMRIEFPLMIDVVTTNKTDFFREPDHFVYLENSIIIPRLKETGGCDQFDIWSSASSTGEEIYTLAMVMEGIREEYTRLKYTIAGSDISQEVLSKARKGVYHISRIETLPMHLKKKYFLKSKKPENELVKVKKILQKNVNFFHQNLMDDQYDIKQQFDVIFCRNVLIYFSQEKQKKILLSLHKHLKSDGYLFLGHSETITGLNLPYISIAPTIYKKT
- a CDS encoding chemotaxis response regulator protein-glutamate methylesterase, translated to MAIDKIKVLIIDDSAVVRQTLSMIIEDEKDIEVINTAPNPIIGEKKIALQKPDVIILDIEMPQMDGLTFLKKLMSENPIPTIICSSKTEKGGQNAITAIELGAVDIVQKPKVGTKEFLQESKIRICDVIRAAARSNSRVKNHHFKAPVSVAPKLTADAILAKSNRPLSIDTTEMIAVVGASTGGTEALRIFLEMMPINSPGIVIVQHMPEHFTKSFAQRLNSLCKIEVKEAENNDVVYPGRALIAPGNMHILLKRQGARYYVETKDGPLVCRHKPSVDVLFRSAARYSGPNTVGIIMTGMGDDGARGMSEMKEAGAYNIAQDEASCVVFGMPKEAIKRDAVDCILPLNKIAAELIRRTNE
- a CDS encoding response regulator; this encodes MKKILIVDDSRTVRESLKFFLTEGGYEVIEGTDGQDALNVVTGQNCDLVITDVNMPNMDGLTLISKLRQMKEFKFTPILVLTTESQQSIMEKGKELGATGWIVKPFDNEKVMGVIRKVLGD
- a CDS encoding chemotaxis protein CheA; translation: MSSMNQFKETFKEEAYELLGSLEDLLMDLEDDPKNPDAISAVFRAIHTIKGSASMFDFNGIASFSHVVETVLDGVREGEVNVTKKLIDLTLLSRDHILSMLNAEDDSTPEFEAVSQDIVLKMKKLTVDTIDAETVKIQEKNTADDETKKTVSIYRIQFAPDENIFLSGTNLLSLLNELRQMGEFACICYNDDIPEFDFFNPELCYVKWDIYLTTKHSINDVKDVFIFLDSRSKINVALISDWQNMLADDSNPKLGEILVEKGLIKSSDLDTILDSRKKIGELLIEKGMVSTSDVKSALEEQKVSNSIKQNLNSGSTSSIRVKSEKLDSLVDSVGELVTAQARLSQLAAQEKSATLISLAEQIERLTSDLRDNTMSLRMIPIGTTFSRFKRLVRDLSSSLNKNIQLVTRGGDTELDKNVIEKLNDPLIHLIRNSIDHGIESPDEREKSGKEGTGTITLDAHYTGANVQLQIRDDGHGLNKEAILKKAIKKNLIPQDALLSDEEIYNLIFLPGFSTAQSVTSVSGRGVGMDVVRKQIDALNGSIYIKSESGKGTEFSLHLPFTLAIIEGLLVSIGDEKYIFPLSMVQACMELSSEERNSHGKKRLTEFRDSVIPYIRLRELFVYDGELPDREHLVVIQTENNLTGFVVDEVIGDHQTVIKNMGKLYKSINYITGATILGDGNIALILDVNRLAILARKEN